A portion of the Sulfurospirillum diekertiae genome contains these proteins:
- the bcp gene encoding thioredoxin-dependent thiol peroxidase, which translates to MLQIGDKAPDLSLPNQDNVEISLRDLEGKWIVLYFYPKDSTPGCTTEACDFTAALPSFEDLNAVVLGVSPDSTASHQKFITKQKLEITLLSDVSTEVAQRYGVWQLKKFCGKEYMGIVRSTFLIDPSGKIAKFWSSVKVKDHASDVKKALETLR; encoded by the coding sequence ATGTTACAAATAGGCGATAAAGCCCCAGATCTTAGTCTTCCCAACCAAGACAATGTCGAAATATCTCTGCGAGATTTAGAGGGAAAATGGATCGTGCTTTACTTTTACCCCAAAGATAGCACCCCTGGATGCACCACCGAAGCGTGTGATTTTACAGCAGCACTTCCCAGTTTTGAAGATTTAAATGCCGTTGTTTTAGGTGTGAGTCCTGATAGTACAGCGTCGCATCAAAAGTTCATTACCAAACAAAAACTAGAGATAACACTGCTTTCCGATGTGAGCACTGAAGTGGCGCAACGCTATGGTGTTTGGCAGTTAAAAAAGTTTTGTGGTAAAGAATATATGGGCATTGTTCGTTCAACTTTTTTGATCGATCCAAGCGGAAAAATTGCGAAGTTTTGGTCAAGTGTGAAAGTTAAGGACCACGCAAGTGATGTTAAAAAAGCATTAGAAACATTACGTTAA
- a CDS encoding SPFH domain-containing protein, whose product MPADLNDYFKKKNGGGSGNNGGGGDNDNRTPFNIEPPDFLKNLGKKAGIIYVLIAIVVIAVVAKPFVIINSGEMGIKATTGKFEPIPMEPGFHLFIPFIQQVFIVDTKVRIMNYSSSEDLGEVLQRGSGIKKNAAISVLDARGLPVSIELTVQYKLEPSTAPQTIATWGMAWEDKIINPVVRDVTRAVVGKFNAEELPQRRNEIAVNIEEGIRKAIDAQPGKPVELLTMQLREILLPAKIKEQIEKVQVAKQEVERTRYEVEIANQQALKRAAEAEGQAKARQINAQGEANAVKIEADADAYANKKISESISDPLLKLRQIEVQGKFNEALKENKDAKIFLTPGGSTPNIWVDTKDSQKAVSIAK is encoded by the coding sequence ATGCCAGCAGATTTGAACGATTATTTTAAAAAGAAAAATGGTGGAGGAAGTGGAAACAATGGTGGAGGCGGCGATAACGACAATCGTACACCTTTCAATATTGAACCTCCCGATTTTTTGAAAAACCTTGGTAAAAAAGCAGGGATTATCTATGTACTTATCGCCATTGTTGTGATTGCCGTTGTGGCAAAACCTTTTGTGATTATTAACTCAGGTGAAATGGGAATTAAAGCAACTACCGGTAAATTTGAGCCGATTCCTATGGAACCAGGATTTCATCTTTTTATCCCTTTTATTCAACAAGTTTTTATTGTTGATACTAAAGTACGTATTATGAACTACTCTTCAAGTGAAGACTTAGGCGAAGTCTTGCAAAGAGGATCAGGCATCAAAAAGAATGCAGCTATCTCTGTTCTTGATGCAAGAGGGTTACCTGTTTCAATAGAACTCACAGTTCAATATAAATTAGAGCCTTCAACTGCTCCTCAAACGATTGCAACATGGGGTATGGCATGGGAAGATAAAATTATCAATCCAGTTGTCAGAGATGTTACAAGAGCTGTTGTAGGTAAGTTTAATGCAGAAGAGTTGCCACAAAGACGTAACGAGATTGCTGTCAATATCGAAGAAGGGATTCGTAAAGCGATTGATGCACAACCAGGCAAGCCTGTAGAACTTCTTACGATGCAACTCAGAGAGATTTTGCTCCCTGCAAAAATTAAAGAGCAAATTGAAAAAGTTCAAGTAGCGAAGCAAGAGGTTGAGCGAACAAGATATGAAGTAGAAATAGCTAATCAACAAGCCCTTAAACGTGCTGCTGAAGCAGAAGGTCAAGCAAAAGCGAGACAAATCAATGCTCAAGGTGAAGCCAATGCTGTCAAAATTGAAGCGGATGCAGATGCCTATGCTAATAAAAAAATCAGTGAAAGTATTTCTGATCCACTCTTAAAACTTCGCCAAATTGAAGTCCAAGGAAAGTTTAACGAAGCGCTTAAAGAGAACAAAGATGCAAAAATTTTCCTAACTCCTGGTGGTTCAACTCCTAATATTTGGGTCGATACCAAAGATAGCCAAAAAGCGGTCAGTATAGCCAAATGA
- a CDS encoding aldehyde dehydrogenase family protein: MKAKLYYGSTCKEKKEYKEVRSPYDGRVVSSFGVCDATDAKAILEIAHHAALHVKQIPLHQRTNWLLDVAQKLERERERIALCITDEVGKPIAFSRVEVDRCIETIKLSANAILHVNGETFDTTAMPSGKKSLAFYKREPVGVVLAITPFNFPLNLVAHKIAPALVAGNAVILKPTSQAPRTAYELVKLFIESPYASKDALSLIYSGEGVNETLITSEIPRVISFTGSVGVGREIMQKAGIKKVALELGGNAATYIDVSADVALAAKRCAVGAFINSGQVCISLQRIYVHESIYESFAQALVEETKRLHVGSPYDEKTFIGPMVNEAAVLKAKRWIQSAIDEGAKPLCGFTYNGLLCAPTIMADVNESMAIVCEEVFAPIVSLIKVRDYEEAKNKMNASDYGLQYSIFCNDLAMAQRAIDELEAGGIVINDIPTLRFDLQPYGGIKQSGVGKEGPYFALLDDYTQIKSVVIC, from the coding sequence ATGAAAGCAAAGCTTTATTACGGTTCTACATGTAAAGAGAAAAAAGAGTACAAAGAGGTGCGTTCACCTTACGATGGACGTGTGGTTTCAAGCTTTGGCGTTTGCGATGCAACAGACGCCAAAGCTATTTTAGAGATAGCTCATCATGCCGCTTTACATGTAAAACAGATTCCTCTGCATCAACGGACGAATTGGCTGTTGGATGTGGCTCAAAAGCTCGAAAGGGAGCGTGAGCGAATAGCACTTTGCATCACCGATGAAGTGGGAAAACCGATTGCCTTTTCACGCGTTGAGGTGGATCGTTGCATCGAGACAATCAAACTCTCCGCCAATGCCATCTTACATGTAAACGGTGAAACATTCGATACCACCGCGATGCCCAGTGGTAAAAAGAGTTTGGCATTTTACAAACGTGAACCAGTCGGCGTGGTGTTAGCAATTACGCCGTTTAATTTTCCACTCAATCTTGTCGCGCATAAAATTGCTCCAGCCTTAGTCGCTGGCAATGCGGTTATCTTAAAACCCACTTCACAAGCGCCTCGTACAGCGTATGAACTCGTCAAACTTTTCATTGAAAGTCCCTATGCTTCCAAAGATGCGCTCAGTCTTATCTACAGTGGTGAAGGCGTGAATGAAACACTCATCACCAGTGAAATTCCACGCGTTATCAGTTTTACAGGCAGTGTAGGCGTTGGGCGTGAGATCATGCAAAAAGCGGGAATTAAAAAAGTGGCTTTGGAATTGGGTGGTAATGCTGCAACGTATATTGATGTTTCTGCTGATGTTGCGCTTGCTGCCAAACGGTGTGCTGTGGGTGCGTTTATCAACTCGGGGCAAGTATGTATCTCCTTGCAGCGTATTTACGTGCATGAAAGTATTTATGAATCGTTTGCACAAGCGCTTGTTGAAGAGACAAAACGTTTACATGTAGGCTCGCCGTATGATGAAAAAACCTTCATTGGACCGATGGTAAATGAAGCCGCAGTGCTCAAAGCAAAACGATGGATTCAAAGCGCCATTGATGAAGGTGCAAAACCTTTGTGTGGTTTTACATATAACGGACTTTTATGTGCGCCGACGATTATGGCAGATGTGAACGAATCGATGGCAATTGTGTGTGAAGAGGTCTTTGCGCCGATTGTTTCATTGATCAAAGTGAGGGATTATGAAGAGGCTAAAAACAAAATGAATGCCTCAGATTATGGGCTTCAATATTCCATCTTTTGCAATGATCTTGCCATGGCACAAAGGGCGATTGACGAGCTTGAGGCGGGTGGCATTGTAATTAATGACATTCCCACGTTGCGGTTTGATCTTCAGCCTTATGGTGGTATCAAACAAAGTGGCGTTGGAAAAGAGGGCCCTTATTTTGCGCTCTTAGATGACTATACCCAGATCAAATCTGTGGTAATATGCTAA
- a CDS encoding branched-chain amino acid transaminase, with protein sequence MDKAKYIWMDGKLVAWDDAKIHILTHTLHYGNGVFEGTRAYMTDNGLAIFKLREHTKRLLNSAKITRIKATYSLEELEAAHIELLKSNNFTSNVYIRPLIYLGYGVMGLNLAQAPVNTAIAAWQWGSYLGDDGIENGIRVKISSFARNPVSANMGKAKAAANYLNSQMAKYEALEAGYEEALLLDEDGFIAEGSGECFFIVRDGKLISPPNDTSLESITQATVLELAREAGIPIERRRITRDEAYISDEAFFTGTAAEVTPIKDIDNYIIGDGKCGPITKQLQEAYFDVVYGRNPKYKHLLTFI encoded by the coding sequence ATGGATAAAGCAAAATACATTTGGATGGATGGCAAACTCGTTGCATGGGATGATGCAAAAATACATATTTTAACCCATACACTTCACTATGGTAACGGTGTTTTTGAAGGTACCCGTGCGTATATGACAGACAATGGCTTAGCCATTTTTAAACTCAGAGAGCACACCAAACGCTTGCTCAATTCTGCCAAAATTACCCGCATTAAAGCGACCTATTCACTAGAAGAACTTGAAGCGGCACATATTGAGCTTCTTAAATCAAACAACTTTACCTCAAACGTCTACATTAGACCGCTTATTTATTTAGGATACGGCGTTATGGGACTTAATCTTGCACAAGCACCCGTTAACACAGCGATTGCGGCATGGCAATGGGGAAGTTACCTTGGCGATGATGGCATTGAAAACGGTATTCGCGTTAAAATCTCTTCGTTTGCAAGAAACCCCGTCAGTGCCAATATGGGAAAAGCAAAAGCAGCTGCAAACTACCTCAACTCTCAAATGGCAAAATACGAAGCACTCGAAGCGGGTTATGAAGAAGCGCTTCTTTTGGATGAAGATGGATTTATCGCAGAAGGCAGTGGCGAATGTTTCTTTATCGTCAGAGATGGCAAGTTGATTTCTCCTCCGAATGATACATCCCTCGAGAGTATCACACAAGCAACGGTACTAGAGCTTGCGCGTGAAGCAGGCATCCCCATCGAGCGCAGACGCATTACCCGTGATGAGGCGTATATCTCGGATGAAGCGTTCTTTACAGGTACTGCTGCAGAAGTAACCCCAATCAAAGATATCGATAATTATATTATTGGAGATGGAAAATGTGGTCCTATCACCAAACAACTTCAAGAGGCTTATTTTGATGTTGTCTACGGACGCAATCCAAAATACAAACATCTCTTAACATTTATCTAA